One window from the genome of Lasioglossum baleicum chromosome 9, iyLasBale1, whole genome shotgun sequence encodes:
- the LOC143212174 gene encoding ribosomal protein S6 kinase beta-1 isoform X1: protein MAGVFDIELHEGDSVSQDDSDDDVLECREDDYNLAASVNTILESENLETVQLSEDIVNPGQEKTGPQDFELCKILGEGGYGKVFQVKKVTGKDKGSIFAMKVLRKASIIRNQKDTAHTKAERNILEAVKHPFIVNLMYAFQTGGKLYLILEYLCGGELFSYLEREGIFLEDTACFYLSEIILALQHLHNQGIIYRDLKPENILLDGEGHVKLTDFGSCKEHIQEGTVTHTFCGTIEYMAPEILTRSGHGKAVDWWSLGAVMFDMLTGMPPFTGDDRRKTIEKILRGKLRLPQYLSPDARDLIRRLLKRQVSHRLGSGPEDAEEIINHTFFKHINWHDVISRKLEPPFKPSLKSADDTSQFDEQFTATVPVDSPVESTLSESANMIFQGFTYVAPSVLEEMYSQPRVVHAKSPRKGFLSTGFSGSLHSLSPRSPDTHLRAPSHFRPHRQSHSRFD, encoded by the exons ATGGCTGGAGTATTTGATATAGAATTGCACGAAGGAGATTCTGTTAGTCAAGATGATTCGGACGACGATGTTCTCGAATGCAGAGAA GATGATTATAATCTTGCCGCAAGTGTCAACACTATTTTAGA GTCTGAGAACTTGGAGACAGTACAATTGTCTGAAGACATTGTAAATCCTGGTCAAGAAAAGACAGGGCCCCAAGATTTTGAGCTATGCAAGATTCTTGGAGAAGGTGGATATGGAAAAGTTTTCCAAGTGAAGAAGGTTACAGGAAAAGATAAAGGCAGTATCTTTGCGATGAAG GTATTGCGAAAAGCTTCTATTATAAGGAATCAGAAAGACACGGCGCATACAAAAGCAGAAAGAAACATCTTGGAAGCTGTAAAG CATCCCTTCATTGTCAATCTAATGTATGCTTTCCAAACCGGTGgtaaattgtatttaattttGGAGTATCTTTGCGGCGGAGAGCTATTCAGTTATTTGGAAAGAGAAGGCATTTTCTTGGAAGATACGGCATG CTTTTATTTGTCCGAGATCATACTTGCGCTTCAGCATCTGCACAATCAGGGTATTATATATAG AGATTTGAAACCAGAAAATATCTTATTGGACGGAGAAGGTCATGTTAAATTAACTGATTTTGGCTCGTGCAAAGAACATATACAAGAAGGTACAGTGACGCACACATTTTGCGGAACTATAGAATATAT GGCGCCGGAAATTTTAACGAGAAGTGGACACGGTAAGGCCGTTGACTGGTGGAGTTTAGGTGCAGTAATGTTTGACATGCTTACCGGAATG CCGCCGTTCACAGGAGACGATAGAAGGAAAACAATTGAAAAGATTTTGAGAGGAAAATTACGCCTTCCGCAATATCTATCACCGGACGCGAGGGATTTGATACGAAGACTATTGAAG AGGCAAGTATCCCACAGATTGGGATCAGGTCCGGAAGATGCAGAGGAGATAATAAATCACACCTTTTTTAAGCACATTAACTGGCACGACGTAATCTCACGGAAACTCGAACCTCCCTTTAAACCTTCGTTA AAAAGTGCCGACGACACGTCGCAATTCGATGAACAGTTCACGGCCACCGTGCCAGTAGATTCTCCAGTCGAAAGTACTCTTAGCGAGTCTGCTAACATGATTTTTCAA GGATTTACGTACGTAGCACCGAGTGTCCTAGAGGAAATGTACTCGCAACCGAGAGTCGTACATGCTAAAAGCCCCCGTAAAGGTTTCTTAAGTACAGGCTTTAGTGGAAGTCTTCATAGTTTATCGCCAAGATCACCGGATACTCACCTTCGCGCACCTTCTCATTTTCGTCCACACAG GCAATCGCATTCTAGGTTCGACTAA
- the LOC143212174 gene encoding ribosomal protein S6 kinase beta-1 isoform X2 gives MAGVFDIELHEGDSVSQDDSDDDVLECREDDYNLAASVNTILESENLETVQLSEDIVNPGQEKTGPQDFELCKILGEGGYGKVFQVKKVTGKDKGSIFAMKVLRKASIIRNQKDTAHTKAERNILEAVKHPFIVNLMYAFQTGGKLYLILEYLCGGELFSYLEREGIFLEDTACFYLSEIILALQHLHNQGIIYRDLKPENILLDGEGHVKLTDFGSCKEHIQEGTVTHTFCGTIEYMAPEILTRSGHGKAVDWWSLGAVMFDMLTGMPPFTGDDRRKTIEKILRGKLRLPQYLSPDARDLIRRLLKRQVSHRLGSGPEDAEEIINHTFFKHINWHDVISRKLEPPFKPSLKSADDTSQFDEQFTATVPVDSPVESTLSESANMIFQGFTYVAPSVLEEMYSQPRVVHAKSPRKGFLSTGFSGSLHSLSPRSPDTHLRAPSHFRPHRFD, from the exons ATGGCTGGAGTATTTGATATAGAATTGCACGAAGGAGATTCTGTTAGTCAAGATGATTCGGACGACGATGTTCTCGAATGCAGAGAA GATGATTATAATCTTGCCGCAAGTGTCAACACTATTTTAGA GTCTGAGAACTTGGAGACAGTACAATTGTCTGAAGACATTGTAAATCCTGGTCAAGAAAAGACAGGGCCCCAAGATTTTGAGCTATGCAAGATTCTTGGAGAAGGTGGATATGGAAAAGTTTTCCAAGTGAAGAAGGTTACAGGAAAAGATAAAGGCAGTATCTTTGCGATGAAG GTATTGCGAAAAGCTTCTATTATAAGGAATCAGAAAGACACGGCGCATACAAAAGCAGAAAGAAACATCTTGGAAGCTGTAAAG CATCCCTTCATTGTCAATCTAATGTATGCTTTCCAAACCGGTGgtaaattgtatttaattttGGAGTATCTTTGCGGCGGAGAGCTATTCAGTTATTTGGAAAGAGAAGGCATTTTCTTGGAAGATACGGCATG CTTTTATTTGTCCGAGATCATACTTGCGCTTCAGCATCTGCACAATCAGGGTATTATATATAG AGATTTGAAACCAGAAAATATCTTATTGGACGGAGAAGGTCATGTTAAATTAACTGATTTTGGCTCGTGCAAAGAACATATACAAGAAGGTACAGTGACGCACACATTTTGCGGAACTATAGAATATAT GGCGCCGGAAATTTTAACGAGAAGTGGACACGGTAAGGCCGTTGACTGGTGGAGTTTAGGTGCAGTAATGTTTGACATGCTTACCGGAATG CCGCCGTTCACAGGAGACGATAGAAGGAAAACAATTGAAAAGATTTTGAGAGGAAAATTACGCCTTCCGCAATATCTATCACCGGACGCGAGGGATTTGATACGAAGACTATTGAAG AGGCAAGTATCCCACAGATTGGGATCAGGTCCGGAAGATGCAGAGGAGATAATAAATCACACCTTTTTTAAGCACATTAACTGGCACGACGTAATCTCACGGAAACTCGAACCTCCCTTTAAACCTTCGTTA AAAAGTGCCGACGACACGTCGCAATTCGATGAACAGTTCACGGCCACCGTGCCAGTAGATTCTCCAGTCGAAAGTACTCTTAGCGAGTCTGCTAACATGATTTTTCAA GGATTTACGTACGTAGCACCGAGTGTCCTAGAGGAAATGTACTCGCAACCGAGAGTCGTACATGCTAAAAGCCCCCGTAAAGGTTTCTTAAGTACAGGCTTTAGTGGAAGTCTTCATAGTTTATCGCCAAGATCACCGGATACTCACCTTCGCGCACCTTCTCATTTTCGTCCACACAG GTTCGACTAA